The Methanoculleus marisnigri JR1 genome window below encodes:
- a CDS encoding small ribosomal subunit Rsm22 family protein: MSERGSVEGPLAVDDAGRERQLAFFEKPEVPDYIQRIVESYIEKKTAKSWDDPVVLDRMRNAILAQKSRYWNEKQVSYRKAYQVLGYLAYHAPVYLVQFEHILWQVINQGLAKPRMRILDLGTGPGVVPLAVIDLLGRLGNGSADVYAVERSEEHLEAYNALVPVAAAARGNAVQVHKPIRADIGALEAGDLPDRIDLMVFSNVLNELRHLDTDRRADLVAGLAEQLAPDGTIVVVEPADLANSTAMRQTVRAIAERGLTVYSPCSFIRGTACNPARCWTFEQKGDIRPTRLMERLAAGKDGYRFMNVDIKYSSALLRKDAKTQHAYRVPPGAKFAPLSHLRRHRDKKINVVAALMSRNLGDNRTKVYKVCDGTPADPTYAVVPATLRGTNRDALAGLPYGDIVRLYGVLVRFNRDHDAYNLVVLPGTRIEPVGGLGGEGGRLADM, translated from the coding sequence ATGAGTGAGCGGGGTAGCGTTGAAGGGCCGTTAGCGGTCGACGATGCCGGGCGCGAGCGGCAGCTCGCGTTCTTTGAGAAGCCGGAGGTTCCGGACTATATCCAGAGAATCGTCGAGTCCTACATCGAGAAGAAGACCGCCAAGTCCTGGGACGACCCGGTCGTGCTCGACCGGATGCGTAACGCCATCCTCGCCCAGAAGAGCCGGTACTGGAACGAGAAACAGGTGAGTTACCGGAAGGCTTACCAGGTTCTCGGCTACCTGGCCTACCACGCGCCGGTCTACCTGGTGCAGTTCGAGCACATCCTCTGGCAGGTCATCAACCAGGGGCTCGCAAAACCCCGGATGCGCATCCTCGATCTCGGCACCGGGCCGGGAGTCGTGCCGCTCGCCGTCATCGACCTTCTCGGACGGCTCGGGAACGGTTCCGCGGATGTCTACGCCGTCGAACGATCGGAGGAGCACCTCGAGGCCTACAACGCCCTCGTCCCGGTCGCCGCCGCGGCGCGAGGCAACGCCGTGCAGGTGCATAAACCCATCCGTGCCGACATCGGGGCGCTCGAGGCCGGGGACCTGCCCGACCGGATAGACCTCATGGTCTTCTCGAACGTCTTGAACGAACTCCGCCACCTCGATACCGACCGGCGCGCCGATCTCGTCGCCGGCCTCGCCGAACAGCTCGCGCCCGACGGGACGATCGTCGTCGTGGAGCCCGCCGACCTCGCGAACTCCACCGCCATGCGGCAGACCGTGCGGGCGATCGCGGAGCGCGGCCTTACCGTCTACAGCCCCTGCTCGTTCATCCGGGGAACCGCCTGCAACCCCGCCCGGTGCTGGACGTTCGAGCAGAAGGGCGACATCCGGCCGACCCGGCTGATGGAGCGGCTCGCGGCGGGGAAAGACGGCTACCGGTTCATGAACGTCGATATCAAATACTCGTCAGCGCTCCTGCGCAAAGATGCGAAGACGCAGCACGCCTACCGCGTCCCGCCGGGGGCGAAGTTCGCTCCCCTCTCCCACCTCCGCCGTCACCGCGACAAAAAGATCAACGTCGTCGCCGCGCTGATGTCCAGGAACCTCGGGGATAACCGGACGAAGGTCTACAAGGTCTGCGACGGGACGCCCGCGGACCCCACGTATGCCGTCGTCCCGGCGACCCTCCGCGGCACGAACCGCGACGCGCTCGCAGGTCTCCCCTACGGCGACATCGTCCGGCTCTACGGGGTTCTCGTCCGGTTCAACCGCGACCACGATGCCTACAATCTGGTCGTCCTGCCGGGGACGCGGATCGAGCCGGTCGGGGGTTTGGGAGGAGAAGGGGGCAGGCTGGCGGATATGTAA
- a CDS encoding uracil-xanthine permease family protein → MEFAYGIDDRPRPASLLIFGLQWLAVSVPLVLIIGRVVAGLEANGSTVLYLQRLFLLVALVLLAQVYLGHRLPLVLGPATVLLVGILASLDAGFGAINASILIGGLLLASLAATGLIGHLQRLFTPRVVAVVLMLIAFTLAPTILDLITDGGGTVPATQTFLFAVGLTLALFAAHGFLRGIWRSTLALWAILLGTPVYIALFGAVSLPPADTALVALPENLLAPLAVPDAGVLAAFLICYLALATNDLGSIQSVGSLLKADGMGERVNRGVAVTGLGNALAGVTGVIGPVNFSLSPGIIAATGCASRFALVPAAIAIALMAASPLAIGYLESIPAPVIGVVLAYVMAAQIAAGLMLGQESGAVGTFDGGLIVGIPLLLGTLVAFLPPEVAAGLPAMIRPLLTNGFVVGIVTVLGLEHIVYRRRPQERS, encoded by the coding sequence ATGGAGTTCGCTTACGGCATCGACGACCGGCCGCGACCGGCGTCGCTCCTCATCTTCGGCCTGCAGTGGCTCGCGGTGAGCGTTCCCCTCGTCCTCATCATCGGCAGGGTGGTTGCCGGGCTCGAGGCCAACGGATCGACCGTCCTGTACCTCCAGCGACTCTTCCTTCTCGTCGCGCTGGTGCTGCTCGCGCAGGTGTATCTCGGGCACAGGCTCCCTCTGGTGCTCGGCCCGGCGACGGTGCTCCTGGTCGGCATCCTTGCAAGCCTCGATGCAGGATTTGGGGCAATCAACGCATCAATCCTGATCGGCGGGCTCCTCCTCGCCAGTCTCGCGGCGACCGGCCTCATCGGGCACCTCCAGAGGCTCTTCACGCCCCGGGTGGTCGCGGTCGTCCTCATGCTCATCGCGTTCACCCTCGCACCCACCATCCTCGATCTCATCACGGACGGCGGCGGCACGGTTCCGGCGACGCAGACCTTCCTCTTTGCCGTCGGGCTCACCCTCGCTCTCTTCGCCGCACACGGATTTCTTAGAGGCATCTGGCGATCGACCCTGGCGCTCTGGGCGATCCTCCTCGGCACCCCGGTTTATATCGCCCTCTTCGGTGCGGTCTCCCTGCCGCCCGCGGATACCGCCCTCGTCGCGCTGCCTGAAAACCTTCTCGCGCCGCTTGCCGTGCCCGACGCCGGGGTGCTCGCAGCGTTCCTGATCTGCTACCTCGCGCTTGCCACGAACGACCTCGGGTCGATCCAGTCGGTGGGCAGTTTGCTCAAGGCCGACGGAATGGGCGAACGGGTGAACCGCGGGGTGGCCGTCACCGGTCTCGGGAACGCCCTCGCGGGCGTTACAGGAGTGATCGGCCCGGTGAACTTCTCGCTCTCCCCGGGCATCATCGCCGCCACCGGGTGCGCGTCCCGGTTCGCCCTCGTCCCGGCCGCGATAGCGATTGCGCTCATGGCCGCATCGCCGCTTGCCATCGGCTACCTGGAGAGCATCCCCGCGCCGGTCATCGGCGTCGTCCTCGCCTACGTCATGGCCGCCCAGATCGCAGCGGGGCTCATGCTCGGGCAGGAGAGCGGGGCGGTCGGGACGTTCGACGGAGGGCTGATCGTCGGCATTCCCCTCCTTCTCGGGACGCTGGTGGCCTTCCTGCCTCCGGAGGTCGCCGCAGGTCTCCCGGCAATGATCCGCCCCCTGCTCACGAACGGCTTTGTCGTGGGCATCGTCACCGTCCTCGGGCTAGAGCACATCGTTTACCGGCGGCGACCGCAGGAACGAAGCTGA
- a CDS encoding indolepyruvate oxidoreductase subunit beta: protein MKPSFDILIVGIGGQGTVLASNVLGEACILENRTVRSAETHGMAQRGGSVESHIRIDGKHGSLIVPGTADLLVAFDLLEALRYRHYLPAGGRLVVNRHLVVPTSVYQQDLDVPDEESILAALADLDVTCIDAASLAEEAGSILSQNIVMLGAASGDIPLQPETLEEAVRRCVPQKTVEANTAAFRLGREKGAGAP, encoded by the coding sequence ATGAAACCTTCGTTCGACATCCTGATCGTCGGAATCGGCGGCCAGGGAACCGTTCTCGCCTCGAACGTCCTCGGGGAGGCGTGCATCCTCGAGAACCGGACCGTCCGGAGCGCCGAGACCCACGGGATGGCGCAACGCGGCGGGTCGGTGGAGAGCCACATCCGCATCGACGGGAAGCACGGCTCCCTGATCGTGCCGGGGACGGCCGATCTCCTCGTCGCCTTCGACCTCCTCGAAGCCCTCCGCTACCGGCACTACCTCCCGGCAGGAGGGAGGCTTGTCGTGAACCGGCACCTGGTCGTCCCGACGTCGGTCTACCAGCAGGATCTCGACGTCCCCGACGAGGAGAGCATCCTCGCCGCGCTCGCCGACCTCGACGTCACCTGCATCGACGCCGCGAGCCTCGCAGAGGAGGCGGGGAGCATCCTCTCGCAGAACATCGTGATGCTCGGGGCTGCGTCGGGCGACATCCCGCTGCAGCCCGAGACCCTCGAAGAGGCGGTGCGGCGGTGCGTGCCGCAAAAAACCGTCGAGGCCAACACCGCAGCATTCCGGCTCGGCCGGGAGAAGGGCGCCGGCGCGCCCTGA
- the iorA gene encoding indolepyruvate ferredoxin oxidoreductase subunit alpha produces the protein MAIRYLLGNEGIAHACLEANIDFASGYPGTPSSEVIDILRVQKERPFTVEWSTNEKVAFENALAAAWCGVRALCTMKHVGLNVAADPLMTSAYTGVTGGFVVLSADDPFAHSSQNEQDTRRYAHFARLPCLDPASVQEAHDMIRDAFALSEEFGLPVIFRPTTRICHSKSDVDLGEVGTEYRTAEFQRDPKQYVVIPAHTRVLHKVLNEKQPALKRRLVELGYNRHTVRGRTAVVASGVSAAYVQEVLPEDVSLAIVGAYPIDEEWLAAFVDRHEKVLVVEELDPVVEEVVRQVATKTEVVGKMTGTVPYEGEFTPAIVAAALQKAGMSPTTTFPAAAPAQGVPPRPPILCAGCMHRPTFYAIRKVFRDGIFPSDIGCYTLGLQLGAVDTTICMGASITVGSGIARSGEERTVVSTIGDSTFLHTGIPGLLNAVYNGADMVVVILDNRITAMTGHQPNPNTGMTATGEESTPISLDAICRSCGVSWVETVDPYDLPVLLDTFRKAKERRGVRVIIAKQPCVITARRSGIKRKPYTVDPERCTGCGACRSFGCPAIAFVDKNATITELCAGCGVCADICPSGAIVMEGRR, from the coding sequence ATGGCAATACGATACCTACTCGGAAACGAGGGCATCGCTCACGCATGCCTGGAGGCAAACATCGATTTCGCCAGCGGCTACCCGGGAACGCCGTCCTCCGAAGTGATCGATATCCTCCGGGTGCAGAAGGAGCGGCCCTTCACCGTGGAATGGTCCACGAACGAGAAGGTCGCCTTCGAGAACGCGCTCGCCGCCGCCTGGTGCGGGGTCCGCGCACTCTGCACCATGAAGCACGTCGGGCTGAACGTGGCGGCCGACCCCCTGATGACGAGCGCATACACCGGGGTGACCGGCGGGTTCGTCGTCCTCTCCGCCGACGACCCCTTCGCGCACAGCTCCCAGAACGAGCAGGACACCCGGCGCTACGCGCACTTCGCCCGGCTCCCCTGCCTCGACCCGGCTTCGGTCCAGGAAGCGCACGACATGATACGGGACGCCTTCGCCCTCTCCGAGGAGTTCGGTCTGCCGGTCATCTTCCGCCCCACCACCCGGATCTGCCACTCGAAGAGCGACGTCGACCTTGGAGAGGTCGGCACCGAATACCGGACCGCCGAGTTCCAGCGCGACCCGAAGCAGTACGTGGTCATCCCCGCGCACACCCGGGTGCTGCATAAGGTCCTGAACGAGAAACAGCCGGCACTTAAACGGCGGCTGGTCGAGCTCGGCTACAACCGCCACACCGTCCGGGGCAGAACCGCCGTCGTCGCGAGCGGCGTCTCGGCCGCCTACGTCCAGGAGGTGCTCCCCGAAGACGTCTCGCTCGCGATCGTCGGCGCCTACCCGATCGACGAGGAGTGGCTGGCGGCCTTCGTCGACCGGCACGAGAAGGTCCTCGTCGTCGAGGAACTCGACCCGGTCGTCGAGGAGGTCGTTCGCCAGGTGGCGACGAAGACCGAGGTCGTCGGTAAGATGACCGGCACGGTCCCATATGAAGGGGAGTTCACCCCGGCGATCGTCGCCGCCGCGCTCCAGAAGGCGGGTATGAGTCCCACGACGACCTTCCCGGCGGCCGCCCCGGCCCAGGGTGTGCCGCCCCGTCCGCCGATCCTTTGCGCAGGGTGCATGCACCGGCCGACATTCTATGCGATCCGGAAGGTCTTCCGCGACGGCATCTTCCCGAGCGACATCGGGTGCTACACCCTCGGGCTCCAGCTCGGCGCGGTGGACACCACCATCTGCATGGGCGCCTCGATCACCGTCGGGAGCGGGATCGCCCGGTCGGGAGAGGAGCGCACCGTGGTCTCGACCATCGGCGACTCGACGTTCCTGCACACGGGCATACCGGGGCTCCTGAACGCCGTCTACAACGGCGCGGACATGGTCGTCGTCATCCTGGACAACCGGATCACCGCCATGACCGGCCACCAGCCGAACCCCAACACCGGAATGACGGCCACGGGCGAGGAGAGCACCCCGATATCGCTCGATGCGATCTGCCGGTCGTGCGGGGTCTCCTGGGTCGAGACGGTCGACCCCTACGACCTGCCCGTGCTCCTCGACACCTTCCGAAAGGCGAAGGAGAGGAGGGGCGTCCGGGTGATCATCGCGAAGCAGCCCTGCGTCATCACCGCACGGAGAAGCGGGATCAAGCGCAAACCCTACACGGTCGACCCCGAGCGGTGCACGGGCTGCGGCGCCTGCCGGTCGTTCGGCTGCCCGGCGATCGCGTTCGTTGATAAGAACGCGACGATAACCGAACTCTGCGCCGGCTGCGGCGTCTGCGCGGACATCTGTCCGTCGGGCGCGATCGTCATGGAGGGACGGCGATGA